Genomic window (Indicator indicator isolate 239-I01 chromosome 37, UM_Iind_1.1, whole genome shotgun sequence):
CCTTTCCCTATGAAATGCAGATCATTATGGCCACAGTGCTGGTCCTCTTTACTCCATGTTGTCTCATCCTGGTATCCTATGCCTGCATCATCTCCAGTACCCTGAAGATTTCCtctgcagagggcagagaaaAGACCTCCACCTGTTCCTCACACCTCTTTGTTGTAACAATTTATTAGGCCAGTGGGACCTTGATTTACTTATGACCCAAATCCAGTAGTTCACAAGACACTACTCTCGTCTACACAACCATAGTTACCACATTAAATCCCTTGATTTACAGCCTGAGGAATAAAATGAAAGGTGTACTGATCAGAATTATATCTGAGCTGAGGAATAAATGAACTTATTCTGCTTCAAAGGaatctttcttctcctctctatACTTGGATGTTTTTATGCTTTACCTTTTTTA
Coding sequences:
- the LOC128978456 gene encoding LOW QUALITY PROTEIN: olfactory receptor 10A7-like (The sequence of the model RefSeq protein was modified relative to this genomic sequence to represent the inferred CDS: inserted 2 bases in 1 codon; substituted 2 bases at 2 genomic stop codons): MAYDCYVSVCSPLRYSTTMSSRVCLSLVLLACSSGTVVSVVQTAWVLTLPFCGSRKMNXPSVMLSCTDTFPYEMQIIMATVLVLFTPCCLILVSYACIISSTLKISSAEGREKTSTCSSHLFVVTIYXASGTLIYLXPKSSSSQDTTLVYTTIVTTLNPLIYSLRNKMKGVLIRIISELRNK